DNA from Solanum stenotomum isolate F172 chromosome 3, ASM1918654v1, whole genome shotgun sequence:
aGATCAAAAACACATCGAAAGTATGGTTTTTCgagtttcatattttaaatatatatgtaagttTCCTATCTGAACGATTACCAacactatttatcaaaacacaccTCAATTATCATGTGTTCCTTTTCCCACTTGAACAATATTGGTGATATTTTAGGTAGGAAAAGGGAAGAATTTGTAATTGAAgtgtgttttgataaataattggTGATAGTTTAAGTTGGAAACTCGCACACCTGATAATTTTAATATGAAACATGAAATATCGAGATACTTTAGGAATTAGGTGTTTCTTTTACTATTGATTCAATATATCTTTTATCCATCATTAAGTAATCTTACTTGTTATAACAGGTAACCcgacttattttattttcataattacaAATCTTATGCTATAAGGAGGCAATAAGTATTTCAAAGTGACTTAACAATTTCAGGAGGTGCTGACACAACAAGACCATGTTGATCAAGCCATTACTTTCATTGAGGAATTAAAAGAAAGAGTAGAGGTATTAAAAAGAAGGAAGGATGAGGTGGTTGCACAAGTCACAGGTGATGATTCAAAGAAATCCATATCTACAACAACTTGTACAATAAAAACACCAACGGTTAAAGTTAGAGAGTTGGATTCAACTCTAGAGGTGATTTTAACAAGTGGTTTGCAAAAGAATTTCACATTGCAAGAGGTTATTAAAATCATAGAGGAAGAAGGAGCTCAAGTTGTTACCGCTAATTATTCAACAATTGACGATACAATTTATTATACGATCCACGCTCAGGTACGTAGTTCATATAGTATTtctttttatctcaatttatgtgacactttttttaGTTAGTACAAAAAGAATGGCTCATTATTAATTAGTGGTAACAATTTGACATTAAACTTCTCATTTCCCCCGTAACGAGATGATTTATATAcacacaaatatctatgacttattttagatcATAAGTTTTGAATAGTACTCTCTCTATTTGAATTAATATGTTTTACTTCTAGTGCAGTTTAAAaagaatatcattttttatatttagtatcaTTTTAACTCTAATATCCTACCTGAAATGTTTAAAAACCACAAGGTTCAAGAGACATTTTGATACATAATACAAATGTTTAGTTTAAGATCAcgagattttaaaatttttcatatactttttgaaaataCCGTGCTTTTCAAATTTACATGAAATAACTGATGGaatgtaaattttattagtatgaAAGATGATGGAAAATATTGTGCGTATAGCTAGTTAATTTTGACAATTAAATTAACAATGTTTTTCTTGTAATATAATGTATGCAGGTGACAATTAAATTTTGACAATTAAATTAACAATGTTTTTCTTGCTATTTAATGTATGCAGGTGAAAATTATAAGATTAGGGGTTGATGCATCAAGAATCCATTTGAGATTACAAAAGTTGGTTTGCTAAATTTACTGTTCAGAGTTCGCATTGAAGTTTGATTAAATATTGTAATAGTACTATTATGCATAGGGATACTAGTCCAGGAGATATCCCCTACTACGGCCACCTGGCTTGTAATGATAAGTTGTTTATatagttaatatatataaatatcctttttaataaaaataaaaaaaacaattctcAATAAGGTGGTCACACAGCTCAAAAATCGAATCAAATTGAATATCAAAGAAGAAAGTtgatactttttttaattagggttgtgtttggtacgaaaatgtttttcaaatcaactcattttcctcaaatttaaggaaaaatgacttccattcaaaacttaaggaaaacatttttcaaaactctcttccaacttcaaattacaattacttttttgttgaaaaaatcaatttattttatccctacctcaaaccagccccccaaccactccccaaaaaaataataattttaaagcttattttaaaatttaatttttttaccccaccctcacccctacccccacccccttccaaaaaaatattaaaaattgttaaagatatttctaatttcaattttttatttttttaccccctaTTCACTATCCCCCCCCCCTGCCCCCAACCCccttcaaaaagaaataaatttaacttcgtttttaaaaagtattttcaacttcaaatttttatttttttcatctcgATCCTCGATCATCCACccaaattgagtttgtttttaaaaagtattttcaacttcaaaattttattttttcatccctACATTCGACCCTCCCCcaacccacccacccacccacccactaCTCGCCACccctatcccaaaaaaaaattaagtttgtttttaaaaaatattttcaacttcaaaatttcattttttcaccctacCCTCGACCCTCCCCACCACCCCACTCCCCGCCAGGTCCTCCcccaaaattttaagtttgtttttaaaaaatattttcaacttcaaaattttattgtttCACCCTACCcttgacccccccccccccccccccccccccccccccccccccccccccccccccccccccccccccccccccccccccccccccccccaccccccccccccccccgcccNCTTATGtatcaaaaaatcaaaaatactAACTCACAATACAAAACAACTAATCCAATACATTTTTTACCAGATCTTTATACCTTGAAATTGAAGTTGTGCTTTACTTTATATTTCACTATTACAAAGATGAGCGCTGCTTTATTTAGCGAGTACCCTTTTTCTCAACTTCGACACGTACAATTCTACCGGATGTAGCATCAAAATAATGTATCTCTCCAGCCACCTTGTGTGTTGTTTCAATGGTGGATTTGAGATTCAATTCAATTGTAATGACGGATTTGAGATTTACAAAAGAAATCGTTTGTCAAACAACTATTCCATCACTATTACATCGTTCATAACTCAGATCGCTCACCCAAAATTctgaaaatctaaaaaaaatcgATATAGTCATCATGTAAAAGTCATCATGGATAGTCTATTTTGGATCTGTTATGATTTTGGATAGATGGaggagaagaaaatttgaattttgaattctctGAATCTGTTAGGGATTGGATAGATTGATATCAATCTCTTTTGCGTAATTTGTGGACtgataattaattttacatttaGATTCCTTTTTAAGCGCAACAGtcaatttatttaatgtatcaGACGCTATGTATCCGGATGCTACAATTtctaagggatttttgtaaaatagaaaCGAGTAGgaataaaatgtaatttaggttttacactatgggatttatgtaagttatacattAATTTTCTTGGAATGGATAAATTCTTGGACAATATTGCATACTATTTTCCCAAGgaaacaatatatataatttggaaaagggccaaaaatattcttaaactATTGAAATTGGTACAAAAATATCATCCGTTAACATATTGGCTCCACAATACCTctgatgtcaatttttatgtATCTATATTAATGTACTTATTAGTTATTACAAACGGCCCTATTAGCAAAAATAATTAGAACTTCCATTTAATACGTGATATCTTGTAATTCgttgaaaatttaattaatctaaGCAAATCAAAATCCCAACCCAACCCAGATCCACCTATTAATCCATACCGCCCAACTAGGAACTCCATTTTcccttctctttttttataattgaatattatcagtttttataattaaaatcattaccgcatataatttaataattacatGTGTAGttacttattttccttttgataGTGTACCTATGGTGGAATATAGTCACTCTAGCCTGAACAACCTAAAAATGAACATGGTTTTTATATTGGGAGTGAAATTGTTTGCACATTCATTCAGCTTCCTATTGACTTGAGAACTTAACAATCTCAATATTACTCTCAATAGCTCTTATGATGATAAACCTATTTGGACATAAACCCCCACTGCGAACTTAGTGTGGGGTCGATATGAGACATAAAAAAAGACAACAATGACACTATCCAAACACTATAACTAGAACAATTTTTAACagcaataaatatatacaacaaaaaatgTTAAAGCCTTTATATATCgacattagttaattatatCCAATGCCTCTaagatttaagaaaattcaGCAGTTAGTTAAATTTCATGGATTCAATATCAGCCACAACCATTCTactaaaaaaaacatgaaattagtttatataatttatttatatgtttgcTTCTTTAACTATTGATATccttgcaaaaaaaaattgcaattttattttattttgtccctTATTTTCTATCTATTACTATCATAATGAGTGATTATTTTAGTCAAAAATTGTCGCAAGCAAAAATGGTATTGCTTTTCCCCAATTTTCAAAGAGCTGGGGAACCACACCATTGTTAAATaatgacccaaaaaaataaaaaaataaaaaaaggtttaGACTTGGCATAAACGGTAATTAAAACCTAATATTATTAAAGTCGTATATCGGCTATTGATAAAATGTTTGAGAAAATTGTACTCACAAGTTTATTTTTGAGATGTTAAGTCTCCGTATTATATTCTCTCCATTAGTTTG
Protein-coding regions in this window:
- the LOC125860915 gene encoding transcription factor bHLH162-like, whose protein sequence is MENNNTNIVSTSSQKLDRKTQEKNRRIQMKYLYSKLFSLIPHHLSKEVLTQQDHVDQAITFIEELKERVEVLKRRKDEVVAQVTGDDSKKSISTTTCTIKTPTVKVRELDSTLEVILTSGLQKNFTLQEVIKIIEEEGAQVVTANYSTIDDTIYYTIHAQVKIIRLGVDASRIHLRLQKLVC